The nucleotide window ACATTGTGCCTCCGTACCCCGCTAGGCCAGACCACCTCAGGGTAGCAAGGATGCATGGGTGGTGTGTGTATGTGAGGTAGGTACCTGGGTACAACATGTCCTGGGGGTCGAGGAAAGAAAAACCCCCGCGTGGCTAactaaccccctcccctgttGATGCATGGATTGCCAATGCGGCGCCtgttcttgtccttgatgcCAGTCCGGTCTGAGCAAGTCTCGCACCCGACGGGACACTCGAGGGCTGAAAAAGCCCAGATTGGATCTAGCCGTGCCTGGAGTCGTTTGGAACAAGTCTGTTCTCATATAATGCCCGCCTTCTCTCTGTCTGACCCCGTAAGGCAGAGCCCTCCTCCTGGAAATTCGCATCCCGAACCACACAGCCCTCCGAGTCTTtcgactgactgactgactgacacaccaccagcagccagTCCTGTgtcttctcttctctgtgTAGCATCCAGAGGCCTCTCTTCGCTACACTATCCTGCCTACCATCTAGCGCTGCTTGGCCAGACCGATCATTCTTGGCTGCTCTACTCGCCTCACTCAAAAGTTGGAGAGCTCCCATCCCGGATTTGCAACTGGATCTTCCCCGGTTTCGATCATTGTTCCTTGGATCTAGAACACGGCTGTCACCGAGCACGCCTGCTGCCTTCAGCCGAACTGGTCATTCAGCTTCGAGATTGCCCGAGGACCCTGAGTTGCACTCAACCATTTAACCCCCTTCGAACCTCGCTACCTCCCGTCCTTCCATGCGACCTTGAAGGCACTTAATATAAACAGACGCAACCTGCACCATCCCCCAGCATCCCAACCAATATCGACTTTGATCAGGTGCTTTTGACACTCGATTGTGACGTCGGAGACTCCCATTACCCGCTTCTGCCTTTCACGACGCTTCCATCTTCTGGACTTGCCCCTTTCCTGGAAACAACACATCTTCCCGTGCGCAGATCGCTGGTCGGGGACGCAAGGCCAATCCTTCGCCATGTCCATGTTCTCGTTCATCAGAAAGGGCCGACAGGCAGCCAAGGAGCACAAGGCCgaaaaggccgagaaggcAAAGAGGGAAGCCGAGAAGCCTCCTTACAGGCACATCCCAAAACATGCCGCCATCGACGCGGTATCATCGGGGCCTGCTGGGTGGAGGTCCGAGGACCGCCAGAAGATTGTTGATCAGAACAAGCGGAGGAGCGCCATGACCACCAGTGGCATGAACATGACTGGCCAGCCTCGCATTCAcagctctctctcccacGTTTCATTCCCAGCTGCCTTCGCTACCCCGGTGGTCCCCAGGACGTACAGCTACAGCAGCATGCCCGCCGGTTGGGCGTCTGGGGATATGAACTACAGCAACGTCGACGTCTCTAGTTCGTCGGTGAAGGGCAAGGAGGTCGATAGGAGCACATCAGCCTCGCTTTATCTGAGCCGATCAGCAGCTAGATTGTCAGCCGGGCGATATCCAATGAACATGAACGCCGTCATTGGCACCGGTGATCTCTCAATCTCGCCTGTCGACAGCTCCAGCAACTCGACAAGCTCGCAGGACGATCTGGAGATGGAGCCCATCAAGCACGCATCCCTCCCACCAGTGACGAGCAAGACAAGAGGCTACTCAAGACCCATGAGCGACAGCGGCTCCATCCACCGCCTTCACCCAGCCCGAAGACTCTCCGACGCtgaacaaaacaccaccccccaccccggcCCCAGCGCGCACCTCCTACTCCCCACGCACgagctccctccccgccggcaTCCCCCCCGTCCCAGCAATCCCGGCCATGCAATTCGGCGCCGCGatcacaacctccaccgtctcctccaccaccgcctcggCAGCCAGCTCCGTAACCATGGTCCCCATCGCCTCGAGCGTTTCCCTCCACACCAACAATACCAAACCAATAATCAAAAACGTCGAAGAACGCCGCGACGTGGCGGTTATTTCCCTGACCCCCGAACCCTCCAGCGACGAGGAAGTCTCCCCCGTCGGAaccgccatctcccccatcaccacctcccctaccaagaacaagaggaggaCGTGCAAACCCAGCCGGTTCCCCGAGCTGGAGACGATCAACTCGAATATTTCCATCGCCGCGGTTGAGACACCTCTCTCCTCAATGCCGTCATCGGAGAAGGACGGTCCCAAACTTGCGGTGACGGAAATTCATGAGAAGATTCGGCCTACGTCCACGATTGCGGCGACGCTCCCGATTGATTTCGATGAAAACAGCCTGCCGACGCCAAAGGCGCTCGACCTGCCTGCGCCGGTAACTCAAAAGCAGGGGAAGTTGAGCAAGAACCccgggaggaaggggaggtggtcgtTGAGGGGGCACAAGAGTGCTGCTGTCGCTGTTTAGCCAGGTAAACCAacacaatcaccacccccaactgCAGCCGACGCAACCTCTCTTTTGTTTTGATGCGGGGGAGTTTTTGCTGTATCATCATGAGCACACATGGGCCTGTTCAGTTTCGCctggtctttttcttttcttttgtatcAACTTTGGCAAGCGAGCGTAGCAGGGCGTTGggatattttttttatttaaattcttttttttttaatcaTAAGCGTGTTTATATTGTGtgtgggggcgggggatgtAATGCCTGGCGTTAAAAGTTGGATCTTTTTACTATCTACTGTCTAGGTACGCAAGGAGGGGAATGATGACATGGAAACTGGAATGGATTGGAAATATTTCActagatggatggatggacggGCATTGGGATAGCTACGATAGCAGATACCCAGGAAGAACACACCCGCCAAATAGGTCACTGTTCAATCTGTCGATGATAAGACCTCTCTCCAACATGCAGAAAATGTGATCGTATCAACATCCAGAGATAGGAGAAATCCATGATTCCAGACCAGGGGCGGCGCGCTTTTACCACGTGGGACTAAGCTATCCATAACggggttggtttgggagCATAAGGCTAGGCCTAGCTCGGCGGGTTCAGCTCTTGTCTTGCAAGCCACTTGAGTTGCCGGATTTGGAGTTAGCGGCGCGCCAGGTTGGGCAGAGGACGGTGTGAATGGGCGGAACGAGGCGGCAGGACGAAGAGAGTGACAAGACGGAGGGGTTTGGAGATGGACTGGGCGCTGCGCATGAGGAGGTAAGGcggactggtggtggtggtggtggtggtggtgatacaCACACATGAGCACAGCCAACGGACGGGCATCAATGCTAAGGACGGGGACTCACCGCGTTGCTCTTTTACAgaccatgatgatgatgatgatgatgatgatgatgatgatgatgatgatgatgatgatgatgatgatgacggagGCGGCGTAAAGCTAATACTTCTGGCGGATTCAATAATTCGTCTTTTGCAATTTCCACCATCTTATCGGTGCCATATGACCGGTGATAAAAACCTGCCGAATCTATCATTCTCTACTAGCAATACCCGAGACATTTCAAATCTGCCGTTTGGACAGTGTCAACTTGCCAGTCTGTGTGTGTGGAATTCAACAGTCGGTCCAGACTGACTCCAACTTTTGctccaacaaccaaccccaatATGTCTCCAACTACCTATCATGCAGCGATACACCTCCAGAATGGACAGCACAAGAAAAGGCTAATGCAGCGATTTGCCCATCGGGAGGCAactggtggggaggggaaagacAGCAAACAATACCCCGTAGATAGCTTGGCTGTCCCAACTCCGGAGAAAAGCTCCGGCCCGGCCCTGAACAGACAGACGACTTCTTCTGACCGATCAAACAACAAATCAAGGAAATCCGAAACCAGACTATCCGTCCCGTTGTGCAAAAACCGGTGAGAATGTTGGGGAacgggagggggatgggtgggtggttgggcTCGACGAGGCCATATCATACCGCATCGAATCAACTTCACCGCTTGATATCGAGGTTGCAGAGGAACGTCATGTCAAAGTCCCGGATGGTGTCAGAAAACTAGTGATTCCAGCTGGTcgggaaagagaagaaatAAAAACTGGCTACCCATGCTAGGTGTGTTGTCAGTAAACCTTGCCtatttgggtggtggtggtgtggcgtGGGGGTCAGTCAATCAAGCTCACAACACCGGGATCTGCACGTTGATAGATAAGGTCTGCCTTGCTAGACATACATGAACGGAAAGAATGTCTCACTCGTCTCTCTTGCTCAAAGATATTATTCGCGAAGGAAGTCAGGTTGGCATGAAAGTTCCCGAACCACACAGCTCACATGTGGCCCGACATCATGTCATGCCCAACTTTCCCAAGCCCCCTCCATCTGATCAGTTTTGTAGGAAAAAGGGAGGGTGGCACTGGGGCTCAAGCCTCAGCGGGTGATCGcagaggagagagggggacCCTTAGCTGGCCATTTCTTGTCCCAAGTACACCGACGGGCCAGCCTCACCGGGATGAATTGATAGAAGCTGCGGTGTACCGCCTCCAgtgtgagtggtggtgggatgggaccATGGTCGTATTATAGATCCCCCAGCCGGAGGCGGTACCGGAAATCGTCTACCGGTGTGTTGAGGCAagtggatgggatgggctgatggcgggagaagaaaagCTGATAGCGCATGCGGTGTTACctggaaaagagagaaaatagTTACACCGCGCTTCCCAAATCTGCAACAAGACGACTGGGATTGCGAGTGAGTAATTCTCAGCCTTTGTTAAAGAACATCTGAACTTTTCCGAGCCAGTGAAGTATCGTATCACCAGGCATAATCATGCTATTCTCCTCAGCTCGTACCTAGGAGTGCTCGCATGAGGGGTACCCGCAAACTTACAGCAGGATAACCGTCTTCAACCACCGTTAAACAAAGCAACAAAACCGTCTCCCACACTGTCGAAATCACATGCCTCCCGTTGTCCCAGAAATCCCAAGACAAGGAAGCGATGGCATTCCTTTCTCGAACTTCTCGAAAAACCCCCCGTCCCATTGGAAGCAAGTGGATCTCCCTTGTGGGCCCCTCCCCGAAGATCGACAGGAACTCCGCCAACATGATTCGCCAGCCTTTTGCTCCCGTCGCGCCCCACTGGGTCTCGCATTCAGTTCCCAGGTGTCATCATCTCGCAGCTCTCGCTTACAGCCTTGCACCC belongs to Podospora bellae-mahoneyi strain CBS 112042 chromosome 6, whole genome shotgun sequence and includes:
- a CDS encoding hypothetical protein (EggNog:ENOG503P85A) encodes the protein MSMFSFIRKGRQAAKEHKAEKAEKAKREAEKPPYRHIPKHAAIDAVSSGPAGWRSEDRQKIVDQNKRRSAMTTSGMNMTGQPRIHSSLSHVSFPAAFATPVVPRTYSYSSMPAGWASGDMNYSNVDVSSSSVKGKEVDRSTSASLYLSRSAARLSAGRYPMNMNAVIGTGDLSISPVDSSSNSTSSQDDLEMEPIKHASLPPVTSKTRGYSRPMSDSGSIHRLHPARRLSDAEQNTTPHPGPSAHLLLPTHELPPRRHPPRPSNPGHAIRRRDHNLHRLLHHRLGSQLRNHGPHRLERFPPHQQYQTNNQKRRRTPRRGGYFPDPRTLQRRGSLPRRNRHLPHHHLPYQEQEEDVQTQPVPRAGDDQLEYFHRRG